GCGATGAACGCCGACGACGGGACTCCGACGGTGTACGCGAGCTGGAACGGCGCCACCGAGGCCCGCACCTGGCGCGTCCTCGCGGGCTCGGCGCCGGACCAGCTCCAGCCGGTCGCGGACGTCCCGAGGACGGGCTTCGAAACCGCCGCCGACCTGCCGACTGCGGAGGACTACGCGGCGGTCGAAGCCCTCGACGCCAACGGCCAGGTGCTGGCCCGCTCGGAGGTCGTCAAGAGCTCGTGATCTCTGGCTTCTAGGCCGGGTCAGCGGATCCAGCGGTAGCCGGGGTGCACGCCCGGAGCCAGTTCGTGGCTGCGGGCCAAGCGCTCCAGGAGCGCTTTGAGCTGCGCCCGCTCGTCCGGGGCCAGGGCCTGGCAGAAGGCGTCCTCGTGCTGCGCACCCGCCTCGATCGCCTCGCCCAGCAGCTCGGTTCCCTCGGTGGTCAGGGTCAGGTGCTGGACGCGCCGGTCGCGGGTGCCGCGCGTGCGGGTGACCAGACCGCGGCGCTCCAGGTCGTCGACGAAGGCAACCACCTTGCTCGGCAGCAGGCCCAGCTCGCCGGCCAGCTGCTGCTGGCTGAGGCCCGGCTGGGCCGAGATCATCCGCAGCACGCCGACCAGCGGAGGTGTCAGCCCGAGCTCCTCGACGCGCGCGCCGAACTGCGTCGCGGCATGCGCGCCGAGCTGGCTGAGCAGGAACGCGATCCCCGGGGATTCAGCGGCCACGCGAGCATCTAACCACCGGCCCGCCCGGCCGCCGGATGCTGCCGATCACCCGAAGCGGAGCCTCACCGGCGCTCGCGCCGCAGCGTGACGTGCGCTTCGGCCTCCAGGCGCTCGGCCATGTGCGGGTAGTGCAGTTCGAAGGCCGGGCGGATCGAGCGCACCCGCGGCAGCGAGGTGAAGTTGTGCCGCGGCGGCGGGCAGGAGGTCGCCCACTCCAGCGAGTTCCCGTGCCCCCACGGGTCGTCCACCCCGGCCACCGTCCCGAACCGGTAGCTCTTGAACACGTTGTACAGGAACGGCAGCATCGAGCCGCCCAGCACGAAGGCGCCGATGGTGGAGACCACGTTCAGCGCGGTGAACCCGTCGGTCGTCAGGTAGTCGGCGTAGCGGCGCGGCATGCCCTCGCCGCCCAGCCAGTGCTGCACCAGGAACGTCAGGTGGAACCCGACGAAGGTCAGCCAGAAGTGCAGCTTGCCCAGCCGATCGTCCATCATCCGGCCGGTCATCTTCGGGAACCAGAAGTACACGCCCGCGAACACCGCGAACACGATGGTGCCGAACAGCACGTAGTGGAAGTGCGCCACCACGAAGTAGGTGTCGGTGACGTGGAAGTCCAGCGGCGGCGCGGCCAGGATGACCCCGGTCAGCCCGCCCAGCAGGAACGTCACCAGGAACCCGATGGAGAACAGCATCGGCGACTCGAAGGTCACCCTGCCGTGCCACATGGTGCCGATCCAGTTGAAGAACTTGATGCCGGTCGGCACCGCGATCAGGAACGTGGCGAAGGAGAAGAACGGCAGCAGCACCGCGCCGGTGGCGAACATGTGGTGCGCCCACACGATCATGGACAGGCCCATGATCGTCATCGTGGCCAGCACCAGCCCGGTGTAGCCGAACAGCGGTTTGCGGCTGAACACCGGCAGGATCTCGGTGACGATGCCGAAGAACGGCAGCGCCACGATGTAGACCTCCGGGTGACCGAAGAACCAGAACAGGTGCTGGTACAGGATCGCGCCGCCGTTGGCCGGGTCGAACGCGTGCCCGCCGAGGTGCCGGTCGATCAGCAGCCCGAACAGCGCCGCGGTCAGGACCGGGAACGCCATCAGCACCAGCAGGCTGGTGGCCAGCACGTTCCAGCAGAAGATCGGCAGCCGCCACATCGTCATGCCGGGGCAGCGCAGGCACACCAGCGTGGTGATCATGTTGACCGCGCCGAGGATCGTGCCGAGCCCGCTGACGATCAGCCCGGCCGCCCACACGTCCCCGCCGGGCCCCGGGCTGAACGAGCGCGACAGCGGCGCGTACGCCGTCCAGCCGAAGTCGGCCGCGCCGTTGGGCAGCACGAACCCGCTGATCACGATCAGCCCGCCGAACAGGAACAGCCAGTACGACAGCGCGTTCAGCCGCGGGAACGCCACGTCCGGCGCCCCGATCTGAAGGGGCAGCACCACGTTGGCGAAGCCGAAGATGACCGGGGTGGCGAACAGCAGCAGCATCACCGTGCCGTGCATGGTGAACAGCTGGTTGTACTGCTCCTGGGAGAGGAACTGCAGCCCCGGCGAGGCCAGCTCGCCGCGGATCAGCAGCGCCATCACGCCGCCCGCGATGAAGAAGGCGAACGACGTGAGCAGGTACAGGATCCCGATCTGCTTGGGATCGGTGGTGCGCAGCCACGGCACGAGGTGCTCGCCCTTGCGCTGCCGCCGCGTGGTCCGCGCTCGCGTGGGGATCGGTTTGGGTTCGACCCAGGTGCTGGCCATCCACGCCTCCAGCGGCTCGGGTCCGGGCTGGCCGTGTCCCTGTTCCTACCCACTCCCGCGCCCCGGCAATCACCGGCCGTGGGCGTCGTTGCCGAGGTAGCGCCGGGGAGAGGTCCCGACGGTTCGCTTGAACGCGGCGAGGAACGCGCTCGGCGTCGCGTACCCGACGGCGTGCGCGACCCGCGACACCGGCTGACCCTCGGCGAGGAGGGCCAGCGCGGCGCGCAGCCGCGCGTGAGTTCGCCAGCGGTCGAAGGACATGCCGGTGTCGCGGACGAACAGCCTGGACAGGGTGCGGCGGCTCACCCCGGCAGCTCGGGCGTGCAGCTCCAGGCCCCGCCGGTCCGCGGGGTCGGCGAGCAGCGCGTCCGCCACGACCCGGACGCGTTCGTCGACCGGACTCGGCACGTCGATGGGGGTGACCGGCAGCGGGCGCAGCAGGTCGAACACGACCGCCTCGGCCCGCAGCCGCGCGTCGTCGGCCAGGTCGTCCCGGCCGAGGTGGGCGATGAGCTGGGCCAGCAGCCCGTCGACGACGACGGGAGTCGGCTCGGTCCAGTCCGGGCTGCCCGGGTGGTCCGGTTCGAAGTAGACGCCGCTCAGCACCGCGTCGCGGGTCGCGCCGGTCCGGTGCACGACCCCAGCGGGCAGCCACAGCGCCCGGGTGGGCGGCAGGACCCAGTGGACGTCGTCCACGGCGACGCTGAGCACGCCGCTGCGGGTCCACGCCAGCTGGTGCTGCGGGTGGCTGTGCGCGGAGAACCACTGCCCGGACGCCAGCGGGAAGTGCCCGACGACGATCGCCCCGATCCCGGTCGGAGCGGCGTACGAGGTCATGCCCGCAGGATATGGCCGCAACACGACATCCTTCGGCCTCGTTGCGCATCGCGGACAACCCGGCCGCTGCATAGCGTCGCCCCATGACAGTCGATCACCGCACGTCCGCGGTCACCGGACGCCGTGGACCGGCGCTGGTGGTCCTGTGCTTCGTGCAGTTCATGCTGGTCCTCGACGACACCGTGGTGAACGTCGCGCTGCCGAGCCTCCAGGCCGATCTCGGCTTCAGCGCCGCGGGGCTGACCTGGGTCGTCAACGCCTACTTCCTCTCGTTCGGCGGTCTCCTGCTGCTGTTCGGCCGCGCGGCGGACCGGTTCGGCCGCCGGCGGGTGTTCCTGAGCGGGGTGGTGGTGTTCGGTGCGGCGAGCCTCGTCTGCGGCATCGCGCAGGAGCCCTGGCAGCTGGTGGTCGGTCGGTTCGCCCAGGGCACGGGCGCTGCCATGTCCGCACCCGCCGCGCTGGCGCTGATCGCCCTGCTGTTCCCCGGCACCGGGGAACGCGCCAGAGCGCTCGGCATCTGGGGTGGCATCGCCGCGCTGGGCGGTACGGCTGGCCTGGTGATCTCCGGTGCGTTGACCGACCTGGCGTCGTGGCGCTGGATCTTCCTGATCAACCTGCCGGTCGCCGTCGCCGCCCTCGCGCTGCTCCCGCGATTGGTCGCGGAGAGCCGGGCGGGGAACGCGGACCGGCTGGACGTGC
This portion of the Saccharopolyspora antimicrobica genome encodes:
- a CDS encoding MarR family winged helix-turn-helix transcriptional regulator codes for the protein MAAESPGIAFLLSQLGAHAATQFGARVEELGLTPPLVGVLRMISAQPGLSQQQLAGELGLLPSKVVAFVDDLERRGLVTRTRGTRDRRVQHLTLTTEGTELLGEAIEAGAQHEDAFCQALAPDERAQLKALLERLARSHELAPGVHPGYRWIR
- the ctaD gene encoding aa3-type cytochrome oxidase subunit I produces the protein MASTWVEPKPIPTRARTTRRQRKGEHLVPWLRTTDPKQIGILYLLTSFAFFIAGGVMALLIRGELASPGLQFLSQEQYNQLFTMHGTVMLLLFATPVIFGFANVVLPLQIGAPDVAFPRLNALSYWLFLFGGLIVISGFVLPNGAADFGWTAYAPLSRSFSPGPGGDVWAAGLIVSGLGTILGAVNMITTLVCLRCPGMTMWRLPIFCWNVLATSLLVLMAFPVLTAALFGLLIDRHLGGHAFDPANGGAILYQHLFWFFGHPEVYIVALPFFGIVTEILPVFSRKPLFGYTGLVLATMTIMGLSMIVWAHHMFATGAVLLPFFSFATFLIAVPTGIKFFNWIGTMWHGRVTFESPMLFSIGFLVTFLLGGLTGVILAAPPLDFHVTDTYFVVAHFHYVLFGTIVFAVFAGVYFWFPKMTGRMMDDRLGKLHFWLTFVGFHLTFLVQHWLGGEGMPRRYADYLTTDGFTALNVVSTIGAFVLGGSMLPFLYNVFKSYRFGTVAGVDDPWGHGNSLEWATSCPPPRHNFTSLPRVRSIRPAFELHYPHMAERLEAEAHVTLRRERR
- a CDS encoding AraC family transcriptional regulator; the encoded protein is MTSYAAPTGIGAIVVGHFPLASGQWFSAHSHPQHQLAWTRSGVLSVAVDDVHWVLPPTRALWLPAGVVHRTGATRDAVLSGVYFEPDHPGSPDWTEPTPVVVDGLLAQLIAHLGRDDLADDARLRAEAVVFDLLRPLPVTPIDVPSPVDERVRVVADALLADPADRRGLELHARAAGVSRRTLSRLFVRDTGMSFDRWRTHARLRAALALLAEGQPVSRVAHAVGYATPSAFLAAFKRTVGTSPRRYLGNDAHGR